The following DNA comes from Desulfovibrio sp. TomC.
GTCACCGGATAGCCGGCCTTGGTCGGGAACTTCTCGTAGGTGTGGGTGGTGTCGTGGCAGGCCAGGCAGTCGATGCGGTTTTTTGCCGTGAAATCAAAGGTCTTGTCCTTCCAGCCGTAGCCGATGTGGCACGAGGTGCAGCGCGGCTCGTTGGAGGGGACGGCGATGCAGAAGTTGTTGATGGTCTTGCCGTACTTGCCCATGGACTTGCCGTCGCCGCAGTCCGGACAGATCCAGGTCCAGTGGATGGAATGCTGGATCTGGTCCGCCGCCATCTGGTGGCAGGACAGGCAGGCGGCGGTCACCTCTTCGGGCTTGGCGAACTCTTTCTGCAAGGCCTCGAATTTGGAGTGATCCGCCGTGGTCCAGCGTGCGCCCGGAGCCTGGGTGGCGCTCCGGGCCAGCCGGCGTCCCGGGGCCTTGTCGGCCTCGTTCTCGGTTTCGGCCGCTCCAAGCAGCCCGGGCGCGGCCGCAAAAAGGAGCGCGGCCACGATGGCCAGTCCCCCGAAACAATATCCTGGTCGCGTGCACAGTCGCATGTTCCTCCTCCTTCCCGGCCCGGGTGTGACGGACGGGGCGGACGCGCAGCCTGCGAAAGGCCGCGCGTCCTGGTTTCGTGAGGAACAGCAGGGACCGTGCCAGATCGCTCTTTCCGAGTATGCGTTTGTGGCCCTGTAATTATTGGAGATTATGGATGGTGGTAGTGCGAAGACGGGGATGTTGCTCGTCAAGTGCGCAAATATTTGAACAGTTGACTGTGCAATTGGTTAATCGTTGGGCTGCAAAAAGCCGGCGGCCGAAACCGCCGGCTGGCATGGTCTCTGGACGGTCAGGCGGCTAGTAGCCGCGTTTTTCCTGCTGGTTGCCGATCAGGCCGCCGGCGATGCCGCCCAGGGCGCCGCCGATGCCGGCCCCAATGCCGGCGTTGCCGCCGGACAAGGCCCCGATAGCCGCGCCGGCTCCGGCGCCCAGGGCCGCGCCGGACAGCGCGCCCTGCTGGGTCTTGGTCATATTGGTGCAGCCAAGGCTGCCGACAAGGGCCAGCGCTGCGACTGCGATGGACAGGCGTTTCATGATTGCCTCCTTCGGCTAGAGGTTGCCGGCCTTGGGCTTGGCCAATTCATACCACATGACTTCCACCACCGGACGGGCCAGCTTGTCCGGGTTGGCTGCATACCACTTGTCGATGGCCGCGGCCATCTCATCAAAATTATAGGCGCTCAGGCCCTTGCACCAGACCGTGATGGTGGTCTTTGGGGGGGGCGTTTGGCCCTGCACTTCCTGTTCAAGCTCGATAATGGTGGCCGCACCAAGCAGAAACGACTTGCGCTCCTGGGGCGAGGATTTGACCCAATGTTCGCCGGTGACCACCGGGATCTCATAGTCCGTCGCCAAGGCCGGCATCGCCATGAACAAGGCCAGAACCAGCCCGCCAAGGAGAAGCCACAGGGATTTCCGATGCATGAGTGCCTCCTTTTTGCAGTCAGTAGACATTTTCAACTATAAGTCTTCCCGCAACCATGTGCAATATGGTCGGAAGATTCCTTCAAGTTAATGTGGGAAATATGGGAAAATAGCAAGCGCAAGGGCCTGCCCGGAGGCTCCCGGCGAAAGCCCTCTTGCCCAAAATGCGCCTCAGGGCTAAGGCCTTCCCCGAGGACGCCTATGCCGCTTTTTTCTGCCTTTGCCGATGCCATCGTCCGCCCCCTGCTGGCCGGGGGCCTTTTGTCCGACACCGACCGGGACCGGCTGCTGGACGAATTGCCCCGGGCCACCGGGCCGGCTCTCGACGCCCTGGCCCGGGCCGCTGATGCCGTGCGCCGCGTCCGGGTCGGCAACACGGTTTCGCTTTGCGCCATCATCAGCGCCAAATCCGGCCGCTGCGGCGAAGACTGCGCCTTTTGCGCCCAGTCCGGCCATCACCGGACCGCCGCCCCAGAACATGCCTTTCTCGCCCCGCCGGAAATCACCGCCGCCGCCGCCGCCATGCACGCCGCCGGCGTGGCTCGCTTTGGCATCGTGGCCTCGGGCAAGGCCTTGCCGGAAGCCGAACTGGCCCGGGCCGCTGACGTCGTCGCCGCCATCGCCGCCACCGGCATGGCGGCCGACGCCTCCTTCGGCGTCCTGTCCCGCGATGCCCTGGTCCGGCTCAAAGCTGCCGGGCTGGCCGCCTACCACCACAACCTCGAGACCTCCCGGGCCTTTTACCCGCACATCTGCACCACCCGCACCTTTACGGACAATCTCGACGTGCTGCGCACCTGCAAAAGCCTCGGCATCCCGATTTGCTCCGGCGGCCTGTTTGGCCTGGGCGAATCCTGGGCCGACCGGGTCGATCTGGCCCTGACCCTGCTTGAGGCCGAAGCCTTCTCCATCCCCGTCAATT
Coding sequences within:
- a CDS encoding glycine zipper domain-containing protein translates to MKRLSIAVAALALVGSLGCTNMTKTQQGALSGAALGAGAGAAIGALSGGNAGIGAGIGGALGGIAGGLIGNQQEKRGY
- the bioB gene encoding biotin synthase BioB translates to MPLFSAFADAIVRPLLAGGLLSDTDRDRLLDELPRATGPALDALARAADAVRRVRVGNTVSLCAIISAKSGRCGEDCAFCAQSGHHRTAAPEHAFLAPPEITAAAAAMHAAGVARFGIVASGKALPEAELARAADVVAAIAATGMAADASFGVLSRDALVRLKAAGLAAYHHNLETSRAFYPHICTTRTFTDNLDVLRTCKSLGIPICSGGLFGLGESWADRVDLALTLLEAEAFSIPVNFLSPIPGTRLAQQPVLSRDEARRIVILLRLLLPDRQIRICGGRPTVFGPTTDNLAPMAAGADGLMVGDYLTTNGASLDADKAGLEQLGFVTPP